The following are encoded together in the Chiloscyllium plagiosum isolate BGI_BamShark_2017 chromosome 1, ASM401019v2, whole genome shotgun sequence genome:
- the ppp1r26 gene encoding protein phosphatase 1 regulatory subunit 26 yields MMFFTGLPPISVVQTDWHPFGASRNFSLPVSFSDSGEKISLQSAVSVDVKMIIENLQATDSACAMNSEPSSQAQTNTAPKRRSEGMLDRSSIRILKGAAVEELKPAYPSCTLDTEESNLGRCTLDSDSDESVDRDIEEAIQEYLKKKTENPSFTSKASDTNVLPGGHRAIENSAAKISNGISPGNKGVNSPKTGLDLANIVSREPAGSRCSSPCSISSNDSFELSIQAEIERFLQEKRNRETGSNSSPKSEAVSVGTEQKENLVKVGQKKRRRCIKSSAGNQRHPVPQPVINTNSQVGNTKSSQFRKSEVVCSSEKGSEGNPKGNKNVASRKKPRSRHRFKELHKSSNTRWGLSAEFTESRVNPINAQVELSDSSSDDGIEEAIQLYQLEQKKGKTKDVAFVLGLLPHKSPQKYADMTSHMRSREKERLQTALNKRNCIPKPGRPCPANLSDTDTSDSDDYLIQTKRNTTDSRLGWKETFQSETLSESSPKQERSLMTKVQSPADSILGGASSEKGEHAGKGKTSCENTNVASKQVTLSSDSESSSADSSDSIEKEIQTYLALKASQSSQKSSKVGTVSDLDGNFSQEPKIEDNLNTSPSLFISLSSSSSQTSLLQKKRLKNNVSSDHKLEKEKLRESQPRESSVEALVLTNHSTVTSKINLKGSSSGQNIPDMSNIWYNMTLSQNQEKLSPKDRVGEKQSTVKAVHDSWQTDEKSSSLDSDEDLDRATKDLLQTRKKLGKRSRDMKNRCKKRVRFTGAEVLTYSEQSTGIGDKTLRTAGEGYTVSHGPLKSCLSKSNKSACRRYLDLKSKGNKKIEEHSECEGNSKMTSIRNLKIGLSCGTAFSTADGPTWKNITIENSSSADSDDGIEQEILKFLAEKARANSRLNEPTDDPNTVHGFKRQEEENKQSEMTDLPRALSTLPQQAEGSHRVNMKGPCRLEDEPTAGYFQREMERAGTESKTNINQQDLLQNIQGTCRAQCQNEDKHTLGEPPATSKTETKAGIVLGSLQVDNIVCPGKGVCRSDVLEDKKMTTSPENIQRKTTQSLASEQSVPYVNSESLLTGQLKPQAGQIKSPKQTVNKLWNIFQTDCLSDTESVSQENGTCRRGQYSKDSWSDLGRGTNQSSQAVVNTLSHVGWAGSAKMKSEKDKNQGQPLASLMPSVSVGAQCSEASQLPSIVGQEQSDHNYQSGVKSEEREYSDATFTHSNCETLHLCEMSGACSCLPIAEPTIASAHKEGSSVEQRVDSVGAVSATETLIAEEASKGEASSKCKSGGTGVTLLSIQCQPLSQTSSGPKIEEQNDRGSRAEGAAQGNSPEAFYDRASDHSDDDSRVDTDRSGLQRQGAEA; encoded by the coding sequence ATGATGTTCTTCACGGGTTTGCCACCTATCTCTGTGGTACAGACAGATTGGCATCCGTTTGGGGCGTCCCGAAACTTCAGCCTCCCTGTGAGCTTCTCTGACTCAGGAGAGAAGATCTCTCTGCAGAGTGCTGTCAGCGTGGATGTGAAAATGATCATCGAAAACTTGCAAGCTACTGACTCAGCTTGTGCCATGAACAGTGAACCCAGCAGCCAGGCACAAACAAACACAGCCCCAAAACGGAGAAGTGAGGGCATGTTAGACAGAAGCTCCATCAGAATTTTAAAAGGGGCTGCTGTGGAAGAGCTGAAGCCTGCTTATCCATCCTGCACACTTGACACAGAGGAATCCAACTTGGGTCGCTGCACCCTGGATTCCGACAGTGATGAGTCTGTTGACCGAGATATAGAAGAAGCAATTCAGGAAtacttgaaaaagaaaacagaaaatccGTCCTTCACATCGAAAGCCAGTGACACAAATGTTCTCCCAGGGGGACACAGAGCCATTGAGAATTCTGCTGCAAAGATCAGCAATGGTATTTCACCGGGAAACAAAGGAGTGAACTCGCCCAAAACAGGGCTTGACCTTGCGAATATTGTCAGCCGAGAGCCTGCAGGATCCAGATGCTCTTCTCCCTGCAGTATCAGCAGCAACGACTCCTTTGAACTGAGTATACAGGCAGAGATTGAAAGGTTCTTGCAGGAGAAGAGGAATAGGGAGACTGGCAGCAACAGCAGCCCCAAGAGCGAGGCTGTTTCTGTGGGGACAGAGCAGAAAGAAAATCTGGTGAAGGTAGGACAGAAGAAGAGAAGGAGGTGCATCAAATCCAGTGCAGGGAACCAACGCCATCCTGTTCCACAGCCAGTGATCAACACAAACTCTCAGGTTGGCAACACTAAATCAAGccagtttaggaaatctgaagTTGTCTGCAGCAGTGAGAAAGGCAGTGAAGGAAACCCCAAGGGTAATAAAAATGTGGCTAGCAGGAAAAAGCCAAGATCACGGCATCGCTTTAAGGAACTCCACAAGAGCAGCAATACCCGGTGGGGTCTCAGTGCTGAATTCACTGAGTCAAGGGTGAATCCTATTAATGCACAAGTAGAATTGTCTGATTCTAGCAGCGACGATGGGAttgaagaagccattcagctttACCAATTGGaacaaaagaaagggaaaacTAAGGATGTAGCCTTTGTCCTTGGCTTATTACCTCACAAGTCCCCTCAAAAATATGCTGATATGACTTCTCATATGAgaagcagagagaaagaaagactgcAGACAGCTTTGAACAAGAGAAATTGTATCCCGAAGCCTGGGCGACCTTGTCCTGCCAATCTTTCTGATACTGACACGAGTGACAGTGATGACTATTTAATACAAACCAAGAGAAATACCACAGATTCCAGGCTTGGTTGGAAAGAAACATTTCAGTCTGAGACTCTGTCAGAATCTTCCCCAAAACAGGAAAGGTCTCTTATGACCAAAGTGCAGTCACCTGCAGACAGTATATTAGGTGGTGCTTCTTCAGAAAAGGGAGAGCATGCGGGCAAAGGCAAGACAAGCTGTGAAAACACTAATGTTGCCTCCAAGCAGGTCACGCTTTCTTCAGATAGTGAAAGCAGTTCTGCAGACAGCAGTGACAGCattgaaaaagaaattcaaacttaCTTGGCTCTGAAAGCAAGCCAAAGCAGTCAGAAATCTAGCAAAGTCGGGACTGTGAGTGATCTGGACGGAAACTTCTCCCAAGAACCAAAGATTGAAGACAATCTGAACACCTCTCCATCTTTGTTTATTTCTTTGTCTTCGTCTTCATCTCAGACATCATTGTtacaaaagaaaaggctgaagaatAATGTCAGTTCTGATCATAAACTTGAAAAGGAGAAACTGAGAGAAAGTCAACCACGTGAGTCCAGTGTGGAAGCTCTTGTGTTAACTAACCATTCAACTGTTACCTCCAAGATTAATCTTAAAGGTAGTTCATCAGGGCAAAACATACCTGACATGAGTAACATATGGTACAACATGACTCTCAGTCAAAATCAAGAAAAATTGTCTCCCAAGGATCGGGTTGGAGAGAAACAGTCCACTGTTAAGGCTGTCCATGACTCTTGGCAGACAGATGAGAAGAGTAGCTCACTGGATAGTGACGAAGACTTGGATAGAGCTACAAAGGATCTCTTGCAAACCAGGAAGAAACTGGGGAAAAGATCAAGAGATATGAAGAACCGGTGCAAAAAACGAGTGCGGTTTACAGGAGCAGAGGTTCTTACTTACTCTGAGCAAAGCACAGGAATCGGTGACAAAACGCTCAGGACCGCTGGAGAAGGCTACACTGTTAGCCACGGCCCCTTAAAAAGCTGCTTATCAAAAAGTAACAAGAGCGCTTGCAGACGTTATTTAGACTTGAAGAGTAAAGGGAATAAGAAGATCGAAGAGCATTCAGAATGTGAAGGCAACAGCAAAATGACCAGTATCAGAAATCTCAAGATTGGTTTGTCGTGTGGTACTGCGTTCAGCACAGCTGATGGGCCAACTTGGAAAAATATAACaattgagaacagcagttctgCAGATAGCGATGATGGGATTGAGCAAGAAATTCTGAAGTTCCTTGCTGAAAAGGCCCGAGCAAATAGCAGGTTGAACGAGCCTACAGATGATCCAAACACAGTGCATGGATTTAAAAGACAAGAGGAGGAGAACAAACAGTCGGAAATGACAGACTTGCCCAGGGCTCTGTCTACCCTCCCTCAACAAGCTGAGGGATCTCACAGGGTTAATATGAAGGGGCCATGTCGCTTGGAAGATGAGCCCACAGCTGGGTATTTtcagagagaaatggaaaggGCTGGGACTGAAAGCAAGACCAATATTAACCAGCAGGATTTGCTACAGAACATTCAAGGTACCTGTCGTGCACAGTGCCAGAATGAAGACAAACACACCTTAGGAGAACCACCAGCAACTTCCAAGACTGAGACTAAGGCTGGAATTGTTCTAGGAAGTTTGCAAGTTGACAACATAGTCTGCCCGGGGAAAGGAGTATGTCGCAGTGATGTCCTTGAGGACAAAAAGATGACTACTAGCCCAGAGAACATTCAGAGGAAAACAACGCAGTCCTTGGCTTCTGAGCAGAGTGTGCCATATGTCAACTCCGAATCGTTGCTAACAGGACAACTTAAACCGCAAGCTGGCCAAATCAAATCTCCCAAGCAAACTGTAAACAAATTGTGGAATATCTTCCAGACTGactgtctcagtgacactgaatcaGTGAGCCAGGAGAATGGAACCTGCAGAAGGGGACAGTATTCCAAGGACAGTTGGTCAGATCTTGGTCGTGGTACAAACCAAAGCTCACAAGCTGTGGTTAACACTCTCTCCCATGTAGGCTGGGCAGGTAGTGCGAAAATGAAGAGTGAGAAAGATAAAAATCAAGGTCAACCTTTAGCATCTCTGATGCCATCAGTAAGTGTTGGTGCTCAGTGCAGTGAAGCGAGCCAGCTACCTAGTATTGTAGGGCAAGAGCAAAGTGACCATAATTATCAGAGTGGAGTGAAGAGTGAGGAGAGGGAGTACAGTGATGCGACATTCACACACTCTAACTGTGAGACTTTGCATCTCTGCGAAATGTCAGGAGCGTGCAGCTGTTTGCCGATTGCTGAACCTACCATAGCCTCAGCCCACAAGGAAGGCAGCAGTGTAGAACAGAGAGTCGACAGTGTAGGAGCAGTGAGTGCAACAGAAACACTGATTGCTGAGGAAGCTTCTAAAGGGGAGGCAAGCAGCAAGTGCAAGAGTGGAGGAACTGGGGTTACTCTCCTCAGCATTCAGTGCCAGCCACTGAGCCAGACTTCGTCAGGACCTAAGATTGAGGAGCAAAACGACAGGGGCTCAAGAGCAGAGGGGGCAGCACAGGGGAACAGTCCTGAAGCTTTTTACGACAGAGCTAGCGATCATTCAGATGATGACAGTAGAGTGGACACTGACAGGTCAGGACTGCAGAGGCAGGGGGCTGAGGCGTAA
- the LOC122548571 gene encoding cyclic AMP-responsive element-binding protein 3-like protein 3, with amino-acid sequence MSLIEQLRKLQALVKQTTTKSANISTCIMVFLLSFTLIIFPSINPFGAKLGPQDESYSVLSRTLLDSESSHIRVVSKVYNPDVNPDITEKNPGLDREIPQTLLSGSQNSTPEASDLAIKSTLNINSSSDMDRIVKTTVQDDTSLGRAASGNDKGGGYGISPSAVNAPNWTEHTATVIIKAHPRSDEM; translated from the exons AT GTCTCTAATAGAACAGCTAAGGAAGCTGCAAGCATTGGTTAAGCAAACCACAACCAAAAGTGCTAACATCAGCACATGCATAATG GTGTTCCTGTTGTCTTTTACACTTATCATTTTTCCAAGTATCAACCCTTTTGGTGCAAAGCTGGGGCCCCAGGATGAATCGTATAGTG TTCTTTCCAGGACTTTACTTGatagtgaatcatctcacatacGCGTGGTGTCAAAAGTCTACAATCCAGATGTTAATCCAGACATAACAGAAAAGAATCCAGGCTTAGACAGAGAAATTCCTCAAACATTATTGTCAGGAAGTCAGAACAGCACACCTGAAGCTTCTGACTTGGCAATCAAATCAACACTGAACATCAATTCCTCTTCAGACatggatagaatagtgaagactACTGTCCAAGATGACACAAGCCTGGGCAGGGCAGCATCGGGAAATGATAAAGGTGGTGGCTATGGTATCTCTCCTTCAGCGGTGAACGCACCAAACTGGACAGAGCACACTGCAACAGTAATCATAAAAGCACATCCACGGTCAGATGAAATGTAG